The genomic interval CGCCACTGGGGCGTGCTGAAGCCAGTGATGGATCCCACAAAAGAGGCAACCTACGCCTTTGCTGACGCGATGGTCAGCGAACTGGCGGCGATCTTCCCCGATCCTTATCTGCATATCGGCGGCGACGAGGTGGACGACAGCCAGTGGAAAGCGAACGCCGCGATCCAGAACTTCATGCGCGACAACAGGCTGGCGGACAGCCACGCGCTGCAGGCGTATTTCAACCGCAGGCTGGAAACGATCCTCGAGAAGCATCACCGTCAGATGGTCGGCTGGGACGAGATCTATCACCCTGACTTACCAAAAAGCATCCTGATCCAGTCCTGGCAAGGGCAGGACGCGCTGGGGCAGGTGGTGCAGAACGGCTACAAGGGCATTCTCTCTACCGGTTTCTATCTCGACCAGCCCCAGTCCACCGCCTATCACTACCGCAACGAAATCGTTCCGCAGGGGCTAAACGGTGTGGATGTGATTGCAGACACCGACAGCGCCCAGAGCTGGGCCTTTTCCATGCCGCGCCTGAAGGGCAAGCCGGTGGAGGGGAGCTTCACGCTGGTGAAAGGGGACGCCGGCTGGCGCGGGTTTATTGATTTTGCCGGGAAATCCCGCCGCGCGGTGCAGAATATCGAATGGCGCGATGACAGCCAGGTCACGTTTACCGTCGACACGTGGATGGGCGAAACGCGCCCGGTCGTCACCGTCGATAACGACAAGCTCACCGGCTATTTCCTGGTGGGGAATACGCGCTACCCAATCAGCGGCACGCGTCTGGACGCGGTGCCAAAAGGCATTCCGCCCGTCGTGCCAGACGTGGCGAATCAGGCCAACCTACTCGGCGGGGAAGCCGCGCTGTGGGCGGAAAACGTGGTGGCGCCGGTGCTGGATATTCGCCTGTGGCCGCGTACGTTTGCGGTGGCGGAGCGGCTGTGGTCCGCGCAGGACGTCAACGACGTCGATAACATGTACACCCGCCTTCAGGCGATGGACAGCTGGTCGACGGTGTCGGTCGGGCTGCAGCAGCATACCCAGCAGCAGGTGCAGTTCACGCGCCTCGCCGGTAATGCTGACGCTCTGCCGCTGCAGATCCTCGCTCAGGCGCTTGAACCGGCTCAGTATTACACCCGTCAGCACCTGAAGTTCCAGGCGGGAAATTATCATCAGTTCGAACCGCTCAACCGCTTCGCCGATGCGCTGAACGCCGAAAGCGCCACCGTGCGCCAGATGAACAAATGGGCGGACCGCCTGGTGAGCGATGCGGAAGACGCGGAAAGCGCTGAGGCGCTGCGCCACGTCTTTAATCGCTGGCAGAGCAACACCAGCGACGCTCTCGCGTTAAGCGAAAACAGCTATCAGCTAAAGGCGATGAAGCCGGTGATTCAGGAGGTGGATAAGCTAGCCTCGATTGGCCTGCGGCTAACCGATCTGGTGGCGCGTCAGGGCACGCTGGACGATAAAGAGATAGCGTCGATTCAGAGCGAGCTGGATAACGCGGCGAAGGTCCAGGACGAGGTGGTGATTGCGGCGGTGTACCCGCTGGAGACGCTGCTCAGGGCGACGCGGAATCAGTAGCAAGCAACAAAAAAGGCAGCCCGGGCTGCCTTTTTTTATCGCCAAAGCGAATTAGCGACGTACCGCAATCGCTTCGATTTCAATTTTCACGTCTTTTGGCAGACGGGCCACTTCCACGCAGGAGCGCGCCGGGAAGGTGGCGTTGTGCTCGGTGAAGAACGCTTCGTAGGTGGCGTTAACGGTGGCGAAATCGTTCAGATCTTTCACGAAAACGGTAGTTTTCACGATATCGCCCACTTTCAGGCCTGCGGATTCCACGATAGCCTGCACGTTTTCCAGCGACTGACGCGCCTGTGCCGCCACGTCTTCCGGCACCGCGCCGGTTTTTGGGTTCACCGGGATCTGACCTGAAGTGATGATCATGCTGCCCAGATCAACGCCCTGAACGTAGGGGCCGATAGCCGCGGGTGCATTTTCCGTCGCGAGTACTTTGCTCATGTTTTCTCCAGAATTACAGCGTTAAGAATGTTCCCGGCCATTATAACAGCCGGGATTTCATTACCAACCTCAATTAGTTGGCCAGCACCACATAATGAGAAAACTCTTTTTCGCAGTATTTGCATTTGAGCGCGATGTCATCGGCGCGTTTTTTCACTGCAAAGCTGGAAGAAACCGGCTCAGCGTGGCTGATGCAGTTGCTGTTCGGGCAGACCAGCACGCTTTCGATGCGATCCGGCAGGCTCGGACGGGATTTGCCGACCACTTCATACTCGTCAATGCGGTTGACGGTGGCGTCCGGCGCGTACAGCGACAGCTGGTTGACCTGCTCGTCGGTCAGGAAGGTATTCTCGATTTTAATCAGATCCTTGCGGCCCATCTCGCCCGACGGCAGGTTCAGACCGATGGTGATGCGCTGGTCGGTTTCGGTCAGTTTGAACAGCGTCAGCAGCTTAAAGCCCACCTGCGCAGGGATGTGGTCAATCACGGTGCCGCGCTTGATGGCTTCAACCTGGAGTTTGTTATCGTGTGTCATGGTCGTTTCCCCTTACAGTGCCAATTCGCGATTCAGAACCAGTGCCAGTAACGCCTGGCGAGCGAAGATGCCGTTCCCGGCCTGCTGGAAGTACCAGGCGTGCGGCGTCTTATCCACGTCTGTTGTGATCTCATCGATGCGCGGCAGCGGGTGCAGCACCTTCATGTTGTCGCGTGCGCCCTCAAGATCGCTGGCGCGCAGCACGAACTGCGCCTTCACGTTGGCGTATTCGGACGGGTCCAGACGCTCTTTCTGCACGCGGGTCATGTACAGAATATCCACGTGGCTCATCACCTCTTCGATGCTGGCATGCAGGCTCCACTGAATGCCTTTTTCGTCCAGCATGTCGAGAATGTACTGCGGCATCGCCAGCGCGTCCGGGGCGATAAAGAAGAAGCGGTTGCCGTTAAATTTCGCCAGCGCCTGGGTCAGGGAGTGGACGGTGCGGCCGTATTTCAGGTCGCCGACCATGGCGATATTCAGGTTCTCGAGCTTGCCCTGCGTCTCCTGAATGGTGAACAGATCCAGCAGGGTCTGCGTCGGGTGCTGGTTGGCACCGTCACCGGCGTTCAGCACCGGAATGCCGCCGGAAAACTCGGTCGCCAGGCGCGCCGCGCCCTCCTGCGGGTGGCGCATCACAATCGCGTCGACGTAGGTGCTGATGACTGAAATGGTATCCGCCAGGGTTTCGCCTTTTTTACCCAGCGACGTGTTGCTGCTGTCCGAGAAGCCCACCACGCTCGCGCCCAGGCGGTGCATGGAGGTTTCAAAGGAGAGGCGGGTGCGGGTTGACGCTTCGAAGAAGCAGCTCGCAATCACCTTGTGCTTCAGCAGCTCCGGTTGCGGATTAGCCTTCAGTTTTGCCGCGGTTTCCAGAACCAGTTCCAGCTCTTCGCGGCTGAGGTCGTTTATGGAAATGATGTGTTTTTGATAAAGCGGATTCATGTTTATCTCCTGACGCCGGGCAAAAAAAAGCCCCTCAAATGAGGGGCTCTGGGAATAGGTTTAGCAACGGGAAGAAAAACGGCAGGCCAGCGTCTGATTTCAGACGCGGTAAGACGTTATGTCGTACACGCTTGACCATGCTTCCTCCCGGCAAATTGTCGGGCATTATACGCAGCTCGCTTTTCGGATCAAGCGATTTAATGCACGCTTTACTCAATGCAAACGGTTCTTTATGAATATTAATGCGTTCTGAGTAAATAATTAATTTGCTTATGCACCAGAGCGGTGCGCTTCACGACCCGGGGAGCGACCCAGACGATACTGCTGCCGGCCACCACGCCTAAAATTTCCGGTAGCTGGTGATAATCCAGAATACGCGCCACCGCGCGGCCATATCCGGCGACGGTATGAACAAGGATAAACTCGCTATTATGCTCGACGCTGACCACCATTTCGGACACGGTACGCGCGGCGTCCGGGGCAGGGAGCAGCTGGGGATTCAGCGAATAAATCTTTAGCCCTTTGGCATTTCGAATTTTTATAACACCGAGCAATTTAAGCAGACGTGAAACGGTGGACTGGCTGATGGTCTCAAAACCACGCTCCTGCAAATCCCGGCGGATCTCCTCCTGAGAGAGATAGCTCTTTTCTGCGATCAGGCGCTGGCAGACCGTCAGCTGTAGTTGCTCTTTGGGAGAGTACTCTTCGTAATCCATCATAGTTCCCATATCAGTTCCCGAAATAACCGGTGGCACCGCACCGATCCGTAGGCCGGATAAGCGCAGCGCCATCCGGCAAATCACAACAAGGCACCCAGACTTAACGCCACCATAATCAC from Enterobacter sp. JBIWA008 carries:
- a CDS encoding family 20 glycosylhydrolase, coding for MLRYSLLTAGLMLGASAFAAPAGDLPLMPWPAKVERPTTQGALVLNDKISVSVSGDDLGDAVNRLRQRIALQTGWTLQPQADKPEKPTIRIAIAKKVKPQPLPDSDESYRLTVDASGVDISANTRFGALRAMETLLQLMQNGAENTSLPWVTVEDSPRFPWRGLLLDSARHFIPLPDIKRQIDGMAAAKLNVLHWHLTDDQGWRFSSKRYPKLTQLASDGLFYTPEQMREVVRYATERGIRVVPEIDMPGHASAIAVAYPELMSAPGPYAMERHWGVLKPVMDPTKEATYAFADAMVSELAAIFPDPYLHIGGDEVDDSQWKANAAIQNFMRDNRLADSHALQAYFNRRLETILEKHHRQMVGWDEIYHPDLPKSILIQSWQGQDALGQVVQNGYKGILSTGFYLDQPQSTAYHYRNEIVPQGLNGVDVIADTDSAQSWAFSMPRLKGKPVEGSFTLVKGDAGWRGFIDFAGKSRRAVQNIEWRDDSQVTFTVDTWMGETRPVVTVDNDKLTGYFLVGNTRYPISGTRLDAVPKGIPPVVPDVANQANLLGGEAALWAENVVAPVLDIRLWPRTFAVAERLWSAQDVNDVDNMYTRLQAMDSWSTVSVGLQQHTQQQVQFTRLAGNADALPLQILAQALEPAQYYTRQHLKFQAGNYHQFEPLNRFADALNAESATVRQMNKWADRLVSDAEDAESAEALRHVFNRWQSNTSDALALSENSYQLKAMKPVIQEVDKLASIGLRLTDLVARQGTLDDKEIASIQSELDNAAKVQDEVVIAAVYPLETLLRATRNQ
- the ridA gene encoding 2-iminobutanoate/2-iminopropanoate deaminase, which codes for MSKVLATENAPAAIGPYVQGVDLGSMIITSGQIPVNPKTGAVPEDVAAQARQSLENVQAIVESAGLKVGDIVKTTVFVKDLNDFATVNATYEAFFTEHNATFPARSCVEVARLPKDVKIEIEAIAVRR
- the pyrI gene encoding aspartate carbamoyltransferase regulatory subunit, which translates into the protein MTHDNKLQVEAIKRGTVIDHIPAQVGFKLLTLFKLTETDQRITIGLNLPSGEMGRKDLIKIENTFLTDEQVNQLSLYAPDATVNRIDEYEVVGKSRPSLPDRIESVLVCPNSNCISHAEPVSSSFAVKKRADDIALKCKYCEKEFSHYVVLAN
- the pyrB gene encoding aspartate carbamoyltransferase, which encodes MNPLYQKHIISINDLSREELELVLETAAKLKANPQPELLKHKVIASCFFEASTRTRLSFETSMHRLGASVVGFSDSSNTSLGKKGETLADTISVISTYVDAIVMRHPQEGAARLATEFSGGIPVLNAGDGANQHPTQTLLDLFTIQETQGKLENLNIAMVGDLKYGRTVHSLTQALAKFNGNRFFFIAPDALAMPQYILDMLDEKGIQWSLHASIEEVMSHVDILYMTRVQKERLDPSEYANVKAQFVLRASDLEGARDNMKVLHPLPRIDEITTDVDKTPHAWYFQQAGNGIFARQALLALVLNRELAL
- a CDS encoding pyrBI operon leader peptide, whose amino-acid sequence is MVKRVRHNVLPRLKSDAGLPFFFPLLNLFPEPLI
- a CDS encoding ArgR family transcriptional regulator; this encodes MMDYEEYSPKEQLQLTVCQRLIAEKSYLSQEEIRRDLQERGFETISQSTVSRLLKLLGVIKIRNAKGLKIYSLNPQLLPAPDAARTVSEMVVSVEHNSEFILVHTVAGYGRAVARILDYHQLPEILGVVAGSSIVWVAPRVVKRTALVHKQINYLLRTH